The segment AAGTGTTGTCATTTCTGTTTGGAGTGCGCATCCTGGGCTGACGCGCAAAAAGCGGAagtggggtctgattggttgaaagcatAACAAAGGGCAACTTCAACCAATCGGACCTCGCGGCTGCGTACCATCCATTTGGTTAGCACCCACTTTGGCTTCGTGCAGCTCAGCACTGGAAAGATAGTACATATTGACTGTGTTTGGTAACTGCACGCACTGAAAACAGTCCACATGGTCGGTGTTGACCCATTGCAAGGACAGGTCACTGGCGGGTCACTCGCGGGCCACCAGACCCTTGCCGGGCTTGATGGGGGGCAGTATGGGCTGTGAACGGCGTACAGAGTCAGGACTAGTGTGGTCACGTTCACCTGAATGTTGCTTCAGCGGTTTTCTCCCCGCAGTGTTCGCCGCTACCACCTCCTCTATTCCGTCCGACGCCTTTCTCCTCTCCACCGGTCGGGACTCTCTGTTCGCCGCTACCACCTCCTCTATTCCGTCCGACGCCTTTCTCCTCTCCACCGGTCGGGACTCTCTGTTCGCCGCTACCACCTCCTCTATTCCGTCCGACGCCTTTCTCCTCTCCACCGGTCGGGACTCTCTGTTCGCCGCTACCACCTCCTCTATTCCGTCCGACGCCTTTCTCCTCTCCACCGGTCGGGACTCTCTGTTCGCCGCTACCACCTCCTCTATTCCGTCCGACGCCTTTCTCCTCTCCACCGGTCGGGACTCTCTGTTCTTTCCGCTCTCACTCGAGTGTTGCTTCACCGGTTTCCTCCCCGCAGTGTTCGCCGCCACCACTTCCTCTATCCCGTCCGACTCATTTTTCCTCTCCACCGCGGGCTCTCCGACCACTCCGCTCTCCACCGAGATTCCTTCTTGATTTTCTTCGCCGTGCGCCTCGTCTTCGTGGATGGTGTCAATGGACGTTCTGATGCCGCGCAGTCTTCCCTTGGAGTCCAGGTTGAGTGAGGGCTTGCTGCCAGCTCTGATGCCGTCCGACCCCACTCTCAATGTCTTAGAGTCCTCGCTGACACCACCTGCCTTGCCGTCTCCGCGTTCTTCCAGAGACGATCTTCTGCTGCTGCTCTCAGAGCCCTCAACGTCCTTGGATCTAGAAGTGTCTGCCGAGATCCGGATCTTGTCCTTTCGGGACGCTTCCTGTAGAGCCGCCTTGGGCTTGGGACGAGACGTCTCTGACCGCTGTCCAGTTAGTGGCGAGGAAGACTCAGCAACCACAACACCGCCCTTGTGTGCGTCAGCCTGGGCAGTCGTGATGGAAGGCAGCTTGACGTCGTTGTGACGTCTCAGAGGCGTTGATGTGACTTCAAACACGCCCTTGGGGGGTTGGACTCGCTCAGGGGACCGGTCTCTCTGCTGACGTCTCTGTTGAAGCTGGAAGAACGTCTCGATGCGTCGCGCTACGGTGTCAGCGTCCAGAATGGCGCCCGAATCTCGGCTTTTCTGCATGGCCTCCTGCACGCGCTTCATCCGCCGAATCTTGGGGTGGTTGTCGGCGATCACGCGCTCGATGTCACGTGACATGGCCCACAGCGGAACGCCGCCATATTGGCCGTAACGCCTGCTGGGATCTCGGACGAGGATCTTCCGTTTGCGCATCTCCAGGCATTTCCTCAGCACCTTCTGTCTCACAACCGTCCTCCTCATCTGTGTGCCAAGAGAGAAGATTGAAACACGTACAATACGTACCGTCAAATGTGTGATAAGAGGGAGGATTAAACACGTACAATATCAACATCTGTGTGAGGAGAGAGAGGGTTAAACACGTACAATACCGACACCTGTGTGATAAGTAAAGGGGATAAACACGTATAACTATGCCTGCACTCCAAGAACCTGCTGACTGATATTGGTATCTCTGTGTACCATCCCCCACACTCCAGCGCATCACCTCCCCCGCAAACCCCATCTCCATATCTCAAGAAAATGTGCGTTACGTGTTGGAACTACTGCTAATATTTGACCTCCTTGAGATGCCATGAATGCACGTGCCTGCTGTGAAATCTCATGGCATGAAACATATGTCAAGTTTCTCACCTCCACACAATTTTTCACGAGTTTGATCGAGCTCTCATGCTGTTCTTGCGACAGACAGCTGTTGTAGAGACTGAACTGCGAGCGTATCATGTCATTCATCATGTAGACTGACTTCCGGTGGCGCTCCTCTGAGCGAATCGCCATCCCCAGCCGGCCTTCGTCCATCTTCAACACTTGTCGTCTGCGCGGGATGGCTTGGGAACTGCGTTACAGTCGAGGCTTTGTTGCATGCGTATCTGGAAGAAAATGAGTTAAACGTGATAttaattggacgaagtcgacttcgcgaagtgtaCTTAGAGCCTTAAATAAATTGGGTGAGGTTAACTTGGCAAATCTAACCGCATAAAGCTTGCAGCACGACGCTTTGGTGCAGAACGTTCGGTAAAAAGGCTTCGCGACGTCCATTTCGGGTTGAAATGAGGGCAGCCTTCACGAAGCTCGCAGCACGAAGTTTTGGcattgaattttcggtaaaaaataTTTTATGGCACAGTTGTTTCGAAGCCAACTTCGGTCTCAATTAGGGACGGGTTTTAAGGGCAGTGACTGCGCAATTCGTGTTTCCCAAGGATCATTACAAAGCAATTAAACAGCCTGCTTTACAAAACACCCAGATCGCTCCATTACGGTACCAAGTCATGCAGACCAGGTACTTCAAAGCAGAAATGTCACTTCTATTCACGTCAAAGGGCAAataagttgggttttttttaaataaaaacataaaaagcaaattaaaacagaaaaaaatgtcaAAGGCATCGGCCAAGAATCGATAGCCCCGTCGACGATTTCTTTTCACGCGGCATTTTTAGATTTGATCAGAAGTAATCTGTGAATAAAAACAGCtctataaggcaaaaaaaaataggtgtggttacggtaacatagccaaaaaaaatagggtaggaaggtaggcaatcactttttttttaaaacttttttttctaatgtgtacaaattaaacctacttgataggaaaataagtgtgcgactcgagcgctttcgctttcattgcgttttctgcactcgttttgtgtgtgtgttttttgacaaatgtaataaaaagttatagggtcggcccctaaaaatagggtaggtcgggttaccgtaaccacacctatttttttttttaggcctaagactTCCTACCATCTAACACTTTTCTTATGAAATGcaagtttaaaaaataaaagcagGTGAAATGGAGGTTTTAAAAGTTGTCTATTTCCCTTCAAGTTACAAACAACAGAGTCTCTCTCTTTAAAATCCGAAGAATCGGAGAGAATTTTCGAACCTGAACAAACTGAAACCCGTCATTTTTAAAATCATGATTTCTACACAAGTGCGAACAAGTTACGCGGCGTGACAGTGTATGGTTTCTTCtaatcctatacacaccaataactccctaaccgtgtgtttgactggtcccaatttttgtaaggaccgtctcaggaatgtatagaacctgttcaccaagtttggtgacgatcggtccgttcattcttgagatctatatgcgaacacaagcaaacaaacaaacacatcgaccgaaacctatacacacccctataccgggggtgtaataagaaAACTAAACTTAAAAAagacggagaaaaaaaaactacaaaaaaacaaaaaataataatgtcaaaaatgctaaaaaaaataaacttaAAAAAAAGACATCGAGGACACGAAAGCTTTAAAGTCACAGCACTTCTCGTCAAGTCAGTGCGGATCATCATCTCACGTCTGGCCGGgcgataaaaccatccctccatttggtcacataccaaaacttaACAGACTAGGTGGTCTCTGTGCGCAGTTTGATTTTTATGAATTGATTCTGTGTAAGCCATGGCACAAGTCGTTTTTACACATATAAATTCATCAACAACGAAAATCCAAGTGACCACAGCAAACTGTCAGGCTGTTGCATTTAGTATTTATTAGGAAAGACCATACACTTCATTTGCTCCCGTGTGGGAAAGCTTCTGTTGTATTAAAGACCACCTCGAAGCGTAGTTTGTAAAGTATGACGGCACATGAAAAATTACAAGGCACATCATACACAGTCACGATTAGTAAACCCGAAAACAAGGCAGGATAATTAAACGTTGAAAGAAAAATACACGACGACACTACACCTTATGAGCTTCCTTCCTGCAAGTCACGACAGAACCAGACACATAAATACTCACTCACCTATCTGAGACACTTGCCTAAACAATCCAAGCCAGGCATTAGCCTATATAACGGCCACAACAGGATTAAAGTCAAACCCAAACAGGTTCCCGCACCCCCCCTTCTGAGGTCTTGAGCCGCGTCAAACGGACCTCAAGAGATTATATTAACGTCATCGCTGAATGCCAGTCAAATAAGAGAAGACATTTATAGGTGGAACTACACACAGTTGCAGTAAAAACGCACCTTTCTTTAATATTTTACCACGTAAAGTTTTCAGAAGGGAAACTAATTTGCCactgctctctgtctgtctgcctgtctgctcGCCTGTCTATCTACCTCTTGGTCTGCCTGTTTAGCTGCCTGTCTATCTACCTGTCTATCTACCTCTTGGTCTGCCTGTTTAGctgcctgtctatctgcctgtctatgTGCCTGTCTAGGTGCCTGTATATTTGCAATAAGGGAAATTCAACTGAACGATCGATGATACAAATACTCCCTTCACCTTTTTCTTGTTATATATTCAAGGCGTTGTTGTTGGGCTTCATTTGTTTCTTCGAAATACCAGGGATTCAATTGAACGATCGATTAAACAAATACTGCCGTCGCATTTTTCTTGCGAGAGATTATAATTCAGCACACTCCAAAAAGTCTATAAAGTGTTTTCAGTGTTAGAGGACCTGAGTGTCATATATCTTTTGATTTCGACGCGCATCGGCAGCTGATAGTGGTATCAAGTGATCCTCATTGTGCCGCTGTGTTGACTTAATCGAGCGATTTATAAACTTAAAGATTGTTCTCGAGGGCTGATAGGACCGGCATTCCTGTTTATCTAGGGATCTGCTCCTCTCTGCTTTtctcttttctgtctgttttgtttttgtttttttgtaataaggTTACGTCTACACATACGTTGCACGTTCATACAATTTCtatagacttttttttctcccttatCTAGCTTCCGAACAACGTAtctgtgtctttgtttttctgtctgttttttcgtttgtctgtctgcctcccccgttacacacatatacacacatgtttttcattctaaaacacaaacacacacacacacgcacgcacgcacacacatacacacacgcacgcacgaacacacacacacacgcacataaacacacagacacacacatacacacacacacactcacacacacacacacaaacaaacacaagcacacacacaaacaaacacacacatacacacacacacagacacacacacgcatgtacacacacacacacacacacacaaacacacacacacacacacacacacacacacacacacacacacacacacacacacacacacccagacacagacacaaactcacacacacacaaacacaaacacacacacacacacacacacacacacacacacacacaaacacacacacacacacacacacacacacacacacacacacacacacacacacgcgcacacacgcacacacacacatacacacacacacacacacacacacacacacacacacacacacacacacacacacaaacacacaaacacacaaacacacacacacacacacacgtcagtctctctgtgtctgtccccatctctctctttttctctgtatggctgtctgcctgcctgcctgcctgcctgcctgtctgcctgcctgtctgactgcctgcctgcctgcctgcctgtctgcctgcatgCTTGCCTGCTTGCCTGCTTGTCTGCatacctgcctgtctgcctatctgcctgtctgtctgtctgcctgcctgcctgcctgtctgtctgtctgtctgtctgtctgtctgtctcgctctctctctgtccctatcTCCCTTTGTCCCACTGACTGCCTGTCTCTCcgctaccccctccccctctctctctctctgtccctatcTCCCTTTGTCCCACTGACTGCCTGTCTCtcctctaccccctccccctctctctctctctgtccctatcTCCCTTTGTCCCACTGACTGCCTGTCTCtcctctaccccctccccctctctctctctctctgtccctatcTCCCTTTGTCCCACTGACTGCCTGTCTCTCcgctaccccctccccctctctctctctctgtccctatcTCCCTTTGTCCCACTGACTGCCTGTCTCTCcgctaccccctccccctctctctctctctgtccctatcTCCCTTTGTCCCACTGACTGCCTGTCTCTCcgctacccctccccccctctctctctctgtccctatcTCCCTTTGTCCCACTGACTGCCTGTCTCTCcgctaccccctccccccctctctctctctgtccctatcTCCCTTTGTCCCACTGACTGCCTGTCTCTCCGgctctaccccctccccctctctctctctctctgtccctatcTCCCTTTGTCCCACTGACTGCCTGTCTCTCcgctaccccctccccctctctctctctctctgtccctatcTCCCTTTGTCCCACTGACTGCCTGTCTCTCcgctaccccctccccctctctctctctctgtccctatcTCCCTTTGTCCCACTGACTGCCTGTCTCTCcgctaccccctccccccctctctctctctgtccctatcTCCCTTTGTCCCACTGACTGCCTGTCTCTCcgctaccccctccccctctctctctctctgtccctatcTCCCTTTGTCCCACTGACTGCCTGTCTCTCcgctacccccctccccctctctctctctctgtccctatcTCCCTTTGTCCCACTGACTGCCTGTCTCTCcgctaccccctccccctctctctctctctgtccctatcTCCCTTTGTCCCACTGACTGCCTGTCTCTCCGgctctaccccctccccctctctctctctgtccctatcTCCCTTTGTCCCACTGACTGCCTGTCTCTCCGgctctaccccctccccctctctctctctctctgtccctatcTCCCTTTGTCCCACTGACTGCCTGTCTCTCcgctaccccctccccctctctctctctctgtccctatcTCCCTTTGTCCCACTGACTGCCTGTCTCTCCGgctctaccccctccccctctctctctctgtccctatcTCCCTTTGTCCCACTGACTGCCTGTCTCTCCGgctctaccccctccccctctctctctctctgtccctatcTCCCTTTGTCCCACTGACTGCCTGTCTCTCcgctaccccctccccccctctctctctctgtccctatcTCCCTTTGTCCCACTGACTGCCTGTCTCTCcgctaccccctccccccctctctctctctgtccctatcTCCCTTTGTCCCACTGACTGCCTGTCTCtcctctaccccctccccctctctctctctctctgtccctatcTCCCTTTGTCCCACTGACTGCCTGTCTCtcctctaccccctccccctctctctctctctgtccctatcTCCCTTTGTCCCACTGACTGCCTGTCTCTCCGgctctaccccctccccctctctctctctctgtccctatcTCCCTTTGTCCCACTGACTGCCTGTCTCTCcgctaccccctccccctctctctctctctgtccctatcTCCCTTTGTCCCACTGACTGCCTGTCTCTCcgctaccccctccccccctctctctctctgtccctatcTCCCTTTGTCCCACTGACTGCCTGTCTCTCcgctaccccctccccccctctctctctctgtccctatcTCCCTTTGTCCCACTGACTGCCTGTCTCtcctctaccccctccccctctctctctctctctgtccctatcTCCCTTTGTCCCACTGACTGCCTGTCTCtcctctaccccctccccctctctctctctctgtccctatcTCCCTTTGTCCCACTGACTGCCTGTCTCtcctctaccccctccccctctctctctctctgtccctatcTCCCTTTGTCCCACTGACTGCCTGTCTCtcctctaccccctccccctctctctctctctcgcgctctctatctctcgctctgcAGAACAAAAGCGAGCGTATAATTCCTTCTGCCTGAATCTGCATTCACTTACCGCCAATACTGATTGATTAATGACAGTGGAATATCAAATATCCGGCCGGCATATTGTGAAGAGTCTTCAATTGTACACAAGCAGCCTTCGTCTTGCTCCAACAAGTTCAGAATAAGCGACATGGCTCCCACTTTGAATCCAGTGCTCCCACCAACCGGTTGAAACGAGCGGCGGATTCAATGTCCTTCCAGTCAATTATTTGCACCTGAGCTCAGCTAAACGACGACCTAATTGCTGCATACAATCTGTACATATCGTTTACCGCCGGTGCCTGGGACAGCTTTGAAGTTAATCGAAGGGAAACGCGTATGatttctattctttttttttcaactcGGTTCTGTGTCTGTGCCTATGCAACGACaaccccccaaacacacacatacaatccaAACCTTGTCCCCTCCCCCAtgccccccatcccccctcccctctttaCCTCCGTTCCCACCCGCATAATCATGTATGTTAAAAGGCTCGTGCACCAATCTAACAgtccatttttcttcttttgttcgaCACTCCATATGAAGATTGCCCATTTTGGGGATATCGTTTACTCGATTGACGAGGACATGCTACGGGTCGGTAAGTTCTCGGGAAACACAAGAAGACTGTGAACGCAGGGAAAAGACTGTATAGCTCACATTCTTATGATTGAATGTGCTTGTGTCTTCAATAGTAATTTTTGTTCGGGGAGCGGTcggtgggcggggggggggggggagcagaaACAGCAGGGAACTCTTCCACATAATAACTCGcttatacatacagacacaaatacagagacagacagtggaagaatgacagacagacagacagacagacagacagacagacacaaatttACAgaccaagacagacagacagacagacagacagacagacaaggacagactgacagatacagacagacagattcaaATGTTcacacccagacagacagatagacagacacacacagagacgggcatacagacggacacagacagagacagacagacagatagacagacacacacacacacacacactgagacacagacagacacagacagagagagagagagagagagagagagagacacacacacacgcacacacatacacacacaaacacacaaacacacaccaggggtcaaggggcagagccccttgtggggatCAGGAGGCGAAGCCCcttgaagctgatgggtaggtcatattctgagatagaaaaatggtcgctccttgcatgaaacggcataaaataaacaataataaaaaatgttttaaataagtgaggtacatgtctAAGctatgggggggtgggggtgttgcgCAACCCCTATAAccgccccaccccccccccccccggtagtccggccctgcacacacacacacacacacaaacacacacacacacaaacacacacacacaaacacacacacacacacacaaacacacacacacacaaacacacacacacaaacacacacacaaacacacacacacacacaaacacacgaacacacacaaacacacacacacacacacaaacacacacacacacaaacacacacaaacacacacacacacacaaacacacacacaaacacacgaacacacacaaacacacacatacacatacacacacacacacacacacacacacacacacacacacacagtttgacACTGTCGCCTGTAACTGTGCATTCACAATCACCTCAACCAAAGACAGGTTCTGACGGAACAAGGCCACTTACCTGTGAACGACCCACCTGGTGTATACCTGTAAGTGTCAGTCATCAAACACTCAGCACCAGACACCTGCCTTTTCTCTCCCAAAATGAAGAAGAGATTCCACTCAAGTTGGAAACAAAGCTTTATTGCCAAAGCACAGGTTAGGTGAACAATGAGACAGATATagggatgggggtgggtgggtgggaggtgggggggggggagggggttgcgaGAGATCGTTGTTTATTTGCGTGGAGCTCTGGACAAGaaataggagagagagacagacagacagactgacagacacaaagaaacagacacacacactcgtccacacacagagacacactttgtctgtctctctctcacacacacacacacacacacacacacacacacacacacacacacacacacacacacacacatacatacatacacacacacgcacatacacacacactcgcgcgcacacggtctctctctctctctctctctctctctctctctctctctcgctctccctctctctctctctctctctctctctctctctctctcttcctctctttctctctccctctctctctttccttctccctctctctctctctctctctctctctcacattcatcccccaacccccaaccccgtcattccccctctccctctatcgctctctctccccccccccccccataactcatcccccccccccaaccctgtCATTCCCTTTAACCCTgacaccacccctccccctttttaGCTCCCACACCCTCCTTCCTCCAATCCGTCCCCCGCGAAGCTCGCACTCCCTACACAAGAGAGCAAGGGCTGTCGGTCCCAGACAAAAGCAGTAAGCCTGGTGATAAATTACTCGTGAGGATAATAGGGATCGAAGCTTACACGGTCTGGCGGTGTGAATTGCGGAAAACAAACACTCTACCGACATTTCACATTGTCTTAAATTCGTCTCGCTGACTTGGACCTGTCTAAGACTTTGAAACGAGTGTCTGTGGAACTGTGTTTCGTTTAAATAGACATCTtattgttaccttttttttttaggagtCTTTGAAATGTGAAGTGAAGCGAGTTTATTGACAGaagaagtttgtgtgtgtgtgtgtgtgtgtgtgtgtgtgtgtgtgtgtgtgtgtgtgtgtgtgtgtgtgtgtgtgtgtgtgttagttataGACAGAAAGACGGTCGGGCAGATTACcgggattacacacacacacacacacacacacacacacagtgttttCCTGTCAAACTCTGTACATATTTATCCCCACCAAGCCAAGCCCAGCACAGTAAATCCTTGTGAAGAGTCAATATTATTCCTCTGTCTATGACCAACAAATTAATCTGTACCCGCTCCCAGCACCCCCtctctccaccaccaccaccaccatttcCCTCCACGCCCCACGCACAAAAAAGAATTCGGTCAGAACTCGGGTTACGCAGCTGCAGTGGTAAGATGAACACATCAGACGTGCCATCGTTgtaaggggggaggggtgcggGGAACAGGTACTAATTATTTTGTTGGTCAAAGACAGAGGAACAATATTGACTCTTCACAGGGATTTACTGTGGTGGGCTGGGTGGGGGATGTTAAAAGCGTTTGACAGGAAAACCTTGCAAAAAacactgtgactgtgtgtgtgtgtgtgtgtgtgtgtgtgtcgtaagATGAACACATCAAACGTACCATCGTTGTAAATTAAAATGACGTCACGGTATTCCTCGAATGCGTGTTAGATCTAGAATGACGTCACGTTAACTCGGAGACGCACACACTAAAACCTTTTACGTTGTTATAGTGACGTTACTGTCATTCAAAAGATGCACACAACGAGACTACTGTAGCTGTCAATCATAATTACGTCACTTTTATCCTGAGATTCACGCACGGACGCCACGATAGCTGTGTCTTagaatgacgtcactgtaaaCCTAGCTGTGTCTTagaatgacgtcactgtaaaCCTAGCTGTGTCTTagaatgacgtcactgtaaaCCTAGCTGTGTCTTagaatgacgtcactgtaaaCCTAGCTGTGTCTTagaatgacgtcactgtaaaCCTAGCTGTGTCTTagaatgacgtcactgtaaaCCTAGCTGTGTCTTagaatgacgtcactgtaaaCCTAGCTGTGTCTTAGAATGACGTTCAAATCAAAggggaaaacaagtcgcgcaaggcgaaattactacatttagtcaagctgtctttctttcttttcttttctttatttggtgtttaacgtcgttttcaaccacgaaggagtcaagctgtcgaactcacggaatgactgtactgaacgcactgtatttttttcaccaagacagtacagcttcgtcaatccccgcgagaaggaaatcgctcacctcccacgtgcaaaacgcagtgatatgcacacgccagaatagcgcggtagcgtattgtgctaagcaggaaagcgcgcttttctgtattcgtgttaactttcttagcttgttttgaataaaacctatcatatctatatgtttttggaatcaggaaacgataaagaataagatgaaatcatttttggatcgatatcttaaattttaatcgtaagactaattaatctattttcgttaattgtgatcacattttaagagtaaacatgacatatatatatatttttagattcagaatgtcatgaataatacgatgcaatcaattttaaatttgttaacgaaaaatcgattttaatgacaactttaatgagcaaactcattaattaatttgtaagcctccaagctgaaatgcaataccaaagtccgggcgtcgtcgaagattacttgaccaaaatttcaaccaattagatcgttattgtaaaaactggggactaagcataaatattgaaaagacaaaaatagttgttttttcgcgggggaaaatacggaatatcccaaattttgtattgaatggagtacctgtccaagtagtttggtactatgtgtacttaggtgtactatttaattataataacaaatttcataatgccatgaaacgtcaatgtttgattggtaaccgtgcaatgttctcgttaattcgaaaatgtagaaaactaaatttaccaattgatgtgcaattggatctttttgagaagtgtgtacatccaattttgctgtatggttgtgaggtgtggggatatgattcattagacatattgtcaaggtttcaattgcgatttttaaaaatgcttcttgatgtatataaaactacacccacttgtatggtttacggagagcttggtcgttacccaattagaattgaggtacaatgtcagttactggtttattggtataaactgatgaaagaaatgaacgatggtgcgaataagatgtcttgtttaatgttaaaactacatttgaggttgtaccatgtacaaaacgttaaattgccctggttgtcgcatgtcaatactatgttaaataagttgggtctatcatatttatggacaactcagagtcttgccgtctcaggttttgaaaacgttgtaaaacaaaggctaagagatcaattcctgcaggaatggaacactgacgtgaatgccaacagcttgtgttttaattacagaatatataaaaaggatttttgtctggaaaggtatttgctttggtt is part of the Littorina saxatilis isolate snail1 linkage group LG15, US_GU_Lsax_2.0, whole genome shotgun sequence genome and harbors:
- the LOC138949482 gene encoding uncharacterized protein isoform X1, with amino-acid sequence MDEGRLGMAIRSEERHRKSVYMMNDMIRSQFSLYNSCLSQEQHESSIKLVKNCVEMRRTVVRQKVLRKCLEMRKRKILVRDPSRRYGQYGGVPLWAMSRDIERVIADNHPKIRRMKRVQEAMQKSRDSGAILDADTVARRIETFFQLQQRRQQRDRSPERVQPPKGVFEVTSTPLRRHNDVKLPSITTAQADAHKGGVVVAESSSPLTGQRSETSRPKPKAALQEASRKDKIRISADTSRSKDVEGSESSSRRSSLEERGDGKAGGVSEDSKTLRVGSDGIRAGSKPSLNLDSKGRLRGIRTSIDTIHEDEAHGEENQEGISVESGVVGEPAVERKNESDGIEEVVAANTAGRKPVKQHSSESGKNRESRPVERRKASDGIEEVVAANRESRPVERRKASDGIEEVVAANRESRPVERRKASDGIEEVVAANRESRPVERRKASDGIEEVVAANRESRPVERRKASDGIEEVVAANTAGRKPLKQHSGERDHTSPDSVRRSQPILPPIKPGKGLVARE
- the LOC138949482 gene encoding E3 ubiquitin-protein ligase RBBP6-like isoform X2 gives rise to the protein MDEGRLGMAIRSEERHRKSVYMMNDMIRSQFSLYNSCLSQEQHESSIKLVKNCVEMRRTVVRQKVLRKCLEMRKRKILVRDPSRRYGQYGGVPLWAMSRDIERVIADNHPKIRRMKRVQEAMQKSRDSGAILDADTVARRIETFFQLQQRRQQRDRSPERVQPPKGVFEVTSTPLRRHNDVKLPSITTAQADAHKGGVVVAESSSPLTGQRSETSRPKPKAALQEASRKDKIRISADTSRSKDVEGSESSSRRSSLEERGDGKAGGVSEDSKTLRVGSDGIRAGSKPSLNLDSKGRLRGIRTSIDTIHEDEAHGEENQEGISVESGVVGEPAVERKNESDGIEEVVAANTAGRKPVKQHSSESGKNRESRPVERRKASDGIEEVVAANTAGRKPLKQHSGERDHTSPDSVRRSQPILPPIKPGKGLVARE